Proteins from a genomic interval of Paenibacillus sp. RC334:
- a CDS encoding DUF1836 domain-containing protein, whose amino-acid sequence MESFTLTRRDMAHLLLAMEGRRELQPLAVLQDAWRRTHIHPGRPGSTMPTFLYTEVTPVLDKIIKGKHSAAFSLQEIVSLGQLVEYSHVSLASMQNWVKRDFKEFLGSPKIGKKYSVNQAALLLIVEDLKSCLDFESIRQLFHILFQQPEDDTDDLIQPVDLYAAYSTLFEELDANGDQLLDVAGAGVAKENGNSATGQQRQEGATEELLIQAADQYTSRLQHLTPNQCQAVRNTLLVAAVSVQNSYFLSIARRYVNATLFLDFQG is encoded by the coding sequence ATGGAGTCTTTTACCCTCACACGCCGTGATATGGCCCATTTGCTGCTGGCGATGGAAGGTCGCCGCGAATTGCAGCCATTGGCCGTTCTTCAGGATGCCTGGAGACGCACCCATATCCATCCGGGCCGTCCCGGCAGCACGATGCCGACATTTTTGTATACTGAGGTAACGCCTGTGCTGGATAAAATTATCAAGGGCAAGCACAGCGCAGCCTTTTCGTTACAGGAGATTGTTTCTCTTGGTCAACTGGTCGAATATAGCCATGTTTCATTGGCCTCTATGCAAAATTGGGTCAAACGCGACTTCAAGGAATTTCTCGGATCACCGAAGATCGGTAAAAAATATTCAGTCAACCAGGCCGCACTGCTGCTCATTGTGGAGGATTTGAAATCGTGTCTTGATTTTGAATCCATCCGTCAGTTATTTCATATCCTGTTCCAACAGCCAGAGGATGATACGGATGATCTAATCCAGCCGGTCGATTTGTACGCTGCTTATTCAACCTTGTTTGAGGAGCTGGATGCGAATGGAGATCAACTGCTGGATGTGGCAGGCGCCGGGGTTGCAAAAGAAAACGGGAATTCCGCTACAGGGCAGCAGCGTCAGGAAGGTGCGACAGAGGAATTGCTGATTCAGGCGGCAGATCAATACACCAGCCGTTTGCAGCATTTGACCCCTAACCAGTGTCAAGCCGTTCGGAATACATTGCTGGTAGCTGCGGTATCGGTGCAAAATAGTTATTTTTTGTCCATAGCACGCAGGTATGTGAATGCGACGTTGTTTCTGGACTTTCAAGGGTAG
- a CDS encoding hemolysin family protein: MNEKGMSENYMGIGVSLFLFAVLIIFSAFFVATEFAIIKIRSSRVDQLVVENRKNALALQKVVNNLDGYLSACQLGITITALGLGWLGEPTVVKLLEPLFQQLNINGEFSHILAFIISFVIVTYLHVVIGELAPKTLAIRKAEAVSLLTSPVIVWFNRIMYPFIWLLNGSANRLVRLFGLQPASEHEEAHSQEEIQIILSESVESGKINNTEYGYVNRIFAFDETVAKEIMVPRTDMVCLFTNRSLKENMLTIHEEQYTRFPVATENKDQIIGMINTKQLFLEYDRNPELDFNSLIQPILTVPEVIPVNTLLKRMQKEQVHIALLVDEYGGTSGLITIEDILEEIVGEIRDEFDKDERKEIEKLTENSYLMDGKVMLSDLSDLTGLTLDDEDVDTVGGWVYSRVPEPRQGKEFIEDDVKFIIREMGKNRIRRVEIILHNESPVSELEAESDTSPQE; this comes from the coding sequence TTGAACGAAAAAGGGATGAGTGAAAATTACATGGGTATAGGTGTCAGTCTATTTTTGTTCGCGGTGTTGATTATATTTAGTGCTTTCTTCGTGGCTACCGAGTTTGCGATTATTAAAATCCGTTCCAGCCGGGTCGATCAGCTGGTAGTGGAGAACCGTAAAAACGCACTGGCGCTACAAAAGGTCGTCAATAATCTGGACGGCTACCTGTCCGCCTGTCAGCTTGGTATTACGATTACAGCGTTGGGACTCGGCTGGCTCGGTGAACCGACCGTGGTCAAATTGCTGGAGCCTCTCTTTCAACAGCTCAACATCAATGGGGAATTTTCACATATCCTGGCCTTTATTATTTCATTTGTCATTGTAACTTACCTGCACGTGGTTATCGGTGAGCTGGCTCCCAAAACGCTGGCGATCCGCAAAGCGGAAGCAGTAAGCTTGTTGACCTCCCCGGTCATCGTATGGTTTAACCGGATTATGTATCCGTTTATCTGGCTCCTAAATGGCTCGGCCAACCGTTTGGTTCGTTTGTTTGGTCTTCAACCGGCAAGCGAGCATGAGGAAGCGCATTCTCAGGAGGAAATTCAGATCATTTTGTCCGAAAGCGTGGAAAGTGGTAAGATCAATAACACCGAATATGGCTACGTGAATCGTATCTTTGCTTTTGACGAGACCGTTGCCAAAGAAATTATGGTGCCACGTACAGATATGGTATGCTTGTTTACGAATCGCTCGCTGAAAGAAAACATGCTGACCATTCACGAAGAGCAGTATACCCGTTTTCCGGTGGCGACAGAGAACAAGGATCAGATCATCGGTATGATTAATACCAAGCAGTTGTTCCTTGAGTATGACCGCAACCCTGAGCTTGATTTCAATAGTCTGATTCAACCGATCCTGACTGTTCCGGAAGTTATACCTGTCAACACGCTGCTCAAACGCATGCAGAAGGAGCAGGTTCATATCGCCCTACTCGTCGATGAATACGGCGGAACCTCCGGTCTGATTACTATTGAGGATATTTTGGAGGAAATTGTTGGCGAAATCCGTGACGAATTTGATAAGGATGAACGGAAGGAAATCGAGAAATTGACGGAGAACAGTTATTTGATGGATGGCAAGGTGATGCTTTCCGATTTGAGTGATCTGACTGGCTTGACGTTGGACGATGAGGACGTGGATACTGTCGGAGGGTGGGTGTATAGTCGGGTTCCGGAACCGAGACAGGGCAAGGAATTCATAGAAGATGATGTGAAATTTATCATTCGTGAAATGGGTAAAAATCGTATTCGACGGGTGGAGATTATTCTGCACAATGAATCTCCTGTATCCGAGTTGGAAGCGGAATCTGACACTTCTCCCCAGGAGTGA
- the bacA gene encoding undecaprenyl-diphosphate phosphatase, with the protein MDILSSIIMGIIEGLTEFLPVSSTGHMILTADLLGLNTENDTVKTFEVIVQLGAVLAVVVLYWRRFLSLFDFRRRISTQPRLNLLHIILAMIPAGVIGVLFRDVIKQYLFGPQTVLYSLVIGGLLMIAAEKFHPPIRSHTLDEITYKQAFTIGMFQVLALWPGFSRSGSTMSGGLFARVSHTAAAEFTFLVSVPVMLGASGIDTIKSMDHLSMSDFPVFAAGFITAFIVGMLAIKTFLGLLKRLSLTSFAIYRFVLAAVFFFIIL; encoded by the coding sequence GTGGATATTTTATCATCTATTATTATGGGTATTATTGAAGGGCTGACAGAGTTTTTGCCGGTCTCTTCGACGGGTCATATGATCCTGACGGCTGATCTTCTCGGGTTAAACACGGAGAATGATACAGTCAAAACGTTCGAGGTTATTGTGCAGTTGGGTGCTGTGCTGGCGGTTGTCGTATTGTACTGGCGCAGGTTCCTGAGCTTATTTGATTTCAGACGCAGAATCTCGACCCAGCCGCGCCTGAACCTGCTCCATATTATTTTGGCCATGATCCCTGCGGGTGTGATTGGCGTGTTGTTCCGTGATGTAATCAAGCAATACCTGTTTGGCCCTCAAACTGTTCTGTACAGTCTGGTCATCGGAGGCTTGCTAATGATCGCGGCTGAAAAATTCCATCCGCCTATTAGATCACATACGCTGGATGAGATCACATACAAACAAGCATTTACCATTGGTATGTTCCAAGTCCTAGCTCTATGGCCAGGATTCTCCCGTTCAGGCTCAACTATGTCCGGGGGCCTATTCGCACGTGTAAGTCATACGGCAGCCGCGGAATTTACATTCCTTGTATCTGTTCCGGTCATGCTGGGCGCATCGGGTATTGATACGATCAAAAGCATGGATCATCTGTCTATGAGTGATTTCCCAGTGTTCGCGGCCGGCTTTATTACTGCCTTTATCGTCGGAATGCTGGCGATCAAAACGTTCCTCGGTCTGCTCAAACGCTTGAGCCTGACTTCATTCGCCATCTACCGCTTCGTATTGGCGGCTGTGTTCTTCTTCATTATTTTGTAA
- a CDS encoding thioredoxin family protein — MERIESQQQYQDLINGDGLTVVKFDTTWCPDCKTLDKFMGGIIEENADKRFFALDAEKFQPIAEENQVRGIPSLLVFRNGEKIAHLHSKYAKTPAQISEYLTTLESKQ, encoded by the coding sequence ATGGAACGCATCGAATCACAGCAGCAGTATCAGGATTTGATTAACGGTGACGGCTTGACGGTCGTAAAATTTGATACAACCTGGTGTCCGGATTGCAAGACACTGGATAAATTTATGGGTGGCATTATCGAGGAAAATGCAGATAAGCGCTTCTTTGCACTTGATGCTGAGAAATTCCAGCCGATTGCCGAAGAAAACCAGGTGCGTGGAATTCCGAGCCTGCTCGTTTTCCGTAACGGCGAAAAAATCGCTCATTTGCACAGCAAATATGCCAAGACGCCAGCACAAATTTCCGAATACCTGACCACGTTGGAATCAAAACAATAA
- a CDS encoding aldo/keto reductase, with amino-acid sequence MKKNRLGSSDLLVGEIGLGCMSVGTEEQQGVYLIHEALDRGVNLLDTADLYHHGRNEEIVGAAIRGRRQDVVLATKVGNRRMPGQEGWGWDPSKEYILSAVKESLRRLGTDYIDLYQLHGGTIDDPIDETIEAFEQLKREGVIRYYGISSIRPHVIREYVERSNIVSVMNQYSLLDRRAEEEVLSLLQERGISVIARGPVASGVLTDEGEGKVAKGYLDYEEAELLDLRKQLKAFTSAERSMGQTAIRYSLSHPAVAAVIPGASSRGQLEHNIAAASIPPLSKQEREALQQISRANRYGAQYR; translated from the coding sequence ATGAAGAAAAATCGTCTGGGGTCTTCGGATCTGCTGGTAGGCGAGATTGGCTTGGGCTGTATGTCGGTCGGTACGGAGGAACAGCAAGGTGTTTACCTGATCCATGAAGCGTTGGATCGGGGCGTGAACCTGCTGGATACAGCGGATTTGTACCATCACGGACGTAATGAGGAAATTGTGGGGGCAGCGATTCGTGGACGGCGTCAAGATGTCGTTTTGGCGACCAAGGTCGGTAATCGGCGTATGCCGGGCCAAGAGGGCTGGGGGTGGGACCCGTCCAAGGAGTATATTCTGTCTGCGGTCAAAGAAAGCCTGCGCCGCCTGGGAACGGATTATATCGACCTGTATCAGCTTCACGGTGGGACGATTGACGACCCCATCGACGAAACGATTGAGGCTTTTGAACAGCTCAAAAGGGAGGGGGTCATCCGTTATTATGGCATTTCCTCGATTCGTCCTCACGTCATCCGTGAATATGTCGAGCGTTCGAATATCGTCAGCGTCATGAATCAATATAGCTTGCTGGACCGTCGGGCAGAGGAAGAGGTACTGTCATTACTTCAGGAGCGGGGAATCAGCGTCATTGCACGCGGGCCTGTCGCCAGCGGCGTATTGACCGACGAAGGAGAAGGCAAGGTAGCCAAGGGCTATCTGGACTACGAAGAGGCAGAGCTGCTGGACTTACGCAAGCAATTAAAGGCATTTACGAGTGCAGAGCGCAGCATGGGGCAGACAGCTATCCGTTATAGCCTGTCTCACCCGGCTGTTGCTGCTGTCATCCCGGGTGCAAGCTCACGGGGACAATTGGAGCATAATATCGCAGCAGCCAGTATCCCGCCGTTATCCAAGCAGGAGCGGGAGGCACTACAGCAAATTAGCCGGGCTAACCGCTATGGTGCGCAATACCGTTAA
- a CDS encoding siderophore ABC transporter substrate-binding protein: protein MKKNMMFLTLMLALVLIVSACGKAAPATQEATGNGSSSAATTESKTISVKHALDENPVQVKVNPKNVVVFDFGSLDTLDKLGVDVAAVAQQDLPTYLSKYKDSKYASAGTLFEPDYEKISDLSPELIIIGGRQADAYKELSKIAPTISLAVDTKDFVNSFKKNVETLGQIFDKEDAAKQELATIDSSIKAVHDKAVASKAKGLIVLTNEGSLSAYGEQSRFGIIHDALGVTPVDPSIKVSTHGQKVSFEYVQQKNPDYIFVVDRGAVVVEKGKEQVTGKQTIENELVKKTNAFKNGHIVYLDPNYWYLSGNGLESVSEMIKEIDAAL from the coding sequence ATGAAGAAAAATATGATGTTTTTAACGCTGATGCTGGCGCTGGTACTGATCGTGTCAGCCTGCGGCAAAGCGGCTCCAGCCACTCAGGAAGCGACTGGCAACGGCTCATCTTCTGCTGCAACAACGGAATCGAAAACCATCTCGGTCAAACACGCACTGGATGAAAACCCGGTCCAAGTCAAAGTTAATCCAAAAAATGTCGTTGTTTTTGATTTTGGCTCATTGGATACGTTGGATAAGCTGGGTGTCGACGTTGCGGCGGTAGCGCAGCAGGATCTTCCTACGTATTTGAGCAAATATAAAGATTCCAAATATGCAAGTGCAGGCACGCTGTTTGAACCGGATTACGAGAAAATCAGCGATCTGTCTCCTGAATTGATCATCATTGGTGGCAGACAGGCAGATGCGTACAAAGAATTGAGCAAAATTGCACCGACCATTTCGTTAGCTGTAGACACCAAGGATTTTGTGAATTCCTTTAAGAAAAACGTTGAAACACTGGGTCAAATCTTCGATAAAGAGGATGCTGCCAAACAGGAATTGGCTACGATTGATAGCTCCATCAAGGCCGTACATGACAAGGCTGTAGCGAGCAAAGCCAAAGGACTGATCGTTCTGACGAATGAAGGTAGCTTGAGCGCATATGGCGAGCAATCCCGCTTCGGTATCATTCATGACGCTCTGGGCGTCACACCTGTGGACCCTAGCATTAAAGTATCCACGCATGGACAAAAGGTTTCTTTTGAATATGTACAGCAAAAAAATCCGGATTACATCTTTGTCGTTGACCGTGGAGCAGTCGTGGTAGAGAAAGGCAAGGAACAGGTTACAGGCAAACAAACGATTGAAAACGAGCTGGTGAAGAAAACCAATGCGTTTAAAAACGGTCATATTGTGTATCTTGACCCGAACTACTGGTACTTGTCAGGTAACGGTCTGGAATCCGTGTCCGAAATGATCAAGGAAATTGATGCCGCGCTGTAA
- a CDS encoding ABC transporter ATP-binding protein, whose protein sequence is MVEVKNVSKRYGNKNVVDQVSVTVPKGTITSFIGPNGAGKSTLLSMISRLTDSDEGEILIDGQAVSLTKSEELARKISILKQTNDVNIRLTVKELVSFGRFPYSQGRLNSEDRQMVEQSMAYMGLEDMKDKHIDLLSGGQRQRAFIAMILAQDTEYILLDEPLNNLDMKHSVQIMKTLRALVDDLGKTILVVLHDINFASCYSDYIVGMKDGRLLKQGTADEMIDSQVLKDLYDMDIPIQQIGDHKICVYFT, encoded by the coding sequence ATGGTAGAAGTCAAAAACGTATCCAAACGCTACGGGAATAAAAATGTGGTGGATCAGGTATCCGTCACCGTACCGAAAGGCACCATTACCTCCTTTATTGGACCTAATGGCGCGGGAAAAAGCACGTTGTTGTCGATGATCAGTCGTCTGACAGACAGCGATGAGGGAGAAATCCTGATTGACGGACAGGCCGTGAGCCTGACGAAAAGTGAGGAGCTGGCCCGGAAGATATCCATTTTAAAACAGACCAATGATGTCAACATCCGCTTAACCGTGAAGGAACTGGTCAGCTTCGGCCGTTTTCCGTATTCCCAAGGCAGATTGAACAGCGAGGATCGCCAAATGGTCGAGCAGTCCATGGCCTACATGGGGCTGGAGGACATGAAAGACAAGCATATTGATTTGCTTAGCGGTGGACAGCGACAGCGGGCTTTTATTGCGATGATTTTGGCTCAGGACACGGAATACATACTGTTGGACGAGCCGCTGAACAATCTGGATATGAAGCATTCGGTTCAGATTATGAAGACGCTGCGCGCTTTGGTGGATGATCTCGGCAAAACGATTCTGGTCGTGCTTCACGACATTAACTTTGCCTCCTGCTATTCGGACTATATTGTGGGGATGAAGGACGGCAGGCTACTGAAGCAGGGAACGGCTGACGAGATGATTGATAGTCAGGTATTAAAGGATTTGTACGATATGGATATTCCGATTCAACAGATCGGTGATCATAAAATTTGCGTTTATTTCACATAG
- a CDS encoding iron chelate uptake ABC transporter family permease subunit: protein MNPKLKIGILAAAALLLIAAFVFIDLPHTWHYALPRRLKKIAAFILTGGSIAFATVIFQTITNNKILTPGIIGLDSLYMLIQTTIVFAFGSVPFISTSRELNFLLSVGLMVLFAGLLYKLIFRKDGRGIYVLLLIGLVFGTLFNSLSTFMEVLIDPNEYAKIQDKSFASFSNVNTELLWLSVVILVLVFAYAWRFIKYLDVLSLGREHAINLGLPYGFIIKRLLVIVAILISISTALVGPITFLGLIVANVAYQVMKTYRHRYIIPASICVSVIALAGCQLLAERVFDLSTTVSVIINFIGGVYFLYLLLRENKSW, encoded by the coding sequence ATGAATCCTAAATTAAAAATCGGCATATTAGCCGCTGCCGCGCTTCTGTTGATTGCTGCTTTCGTGTTTATAGATCTTCCGCATACCTGGCACTACGCGCTGCCACGAAGATTGAAAAAGATAGCAGCCTTCATCCTGACAGGTGGATCGATTGCTTTTGCAACGGTTATTTTCCAGACGATTACCAATAACAAAATTTTGACCCCGGGCATTATCGGGCTGGATTCACTGTATATGCTGATTCAGACGACCATTGTTTTTGCGTTTGGCTCTGTACCGTTCATTTCGACCAGCAGAGAGCTGAATTTCTTATTATCTGTGGGACTGATGGTACTGTTCGCGGGTTTATTGTACAAATTAATTTTTCGCAAGGACGGACGCGGGATTTATGTTCTTCTGCTGATCGGCCTGGTGTTCGGCACGCTTTTCAACAGTTTATCTACCTTTATGGAAGTGCTGATTGATCCGAACGAATATGCAAAAATTCAGGACAAAAGCTTTGCCAGCTTCAGTAATGTGAATACCGAGCTGCTGTGGCTATCCGTCGTGATTCTAGTGCTCGTATTCGCTTATGCGTGGAGGTTCATCAAGTATCTGGATGTGCTGTCGCTCGGACGGGAGCATGCGATTAACTTGGGGCTTCCATACGGATTTATTATTAAAAGATTGCTGGTGATCGTGGCGATTCTCATCTCCATTTCCACGGCGCTCGTCGGACCGATTACTTTTCTCGGGTTGATTGTGGCGAATGTGGCCTATCAAGTGATGAAGACTTATCGGCATCGATATATTATTCCAGCCTCCATCTGTGTCAGTGTCATTGCATTGGCAGGCTGCCAACTGCTGGCAGAGAGAGTATTCGACTTATCGACAACGGTCAGCGTCATTATTAACTTTATCGGGGGGGTGTACTTCCTGTACCTTTTGCTGCGGGAGAATAAATCATGGTAG
- a CDS encoding ABC transporter permease has translation MKLRYLILAFLVLAFASVFIGVHDVTPLDLFHLTNDQAQVLLISRLPRLISIIIAGASMSICGLIMQQLTRNRFVSPTTAGTMDAARLGVLMAIMVFGAAGFWTKMLTAFGFALAGTLIFMKILDKIRFKDPVFIPLVGLMFGGILNSVTTFFAYKYNLIQSISSWMQGDFSLVMSGRYEMLYLSVPLVALAYIYANRFTIAGMGEDFAANLGVHYKRTVNVGLVIVALVSSVVILTVGTIPFLGLVVPNLVSMYMGDNLKKSLAHTATLGAVFVLFCDILGRVIIYPYEISVGLTVGVIGSALFLYLLLRRRAYES, from the coding sequence ATGAAATTGCGTTATTTAATACTGGCTTTTCTGGTACTGGCCTTCGCCTCGGTTTTTATCGGTGTTCATGATGTAACTCCACTTGATTTGTTCCACTTAACCAATGATCAGGCGCAGGTGCTCCTGATTAGCAGACTACCGCGTTTGATCAGCATCATCATCGCAGGAGCGAGTATGAGTATCTGTGGGCTTATTATGCAGCAGCTTACCCGGAACCGATTTGTATCGCCCACCACCGCAGGGACGATGGATGCGGCACGATTAGGTGTGCTGATGGCTATTATGGTGTTTGGAGCGGCTGGATTTTGGACGAAGATGCTGACGGCTTTCGGGTTTGCCCTAGCGGGGACACTGATTTTCATGAAAATACTGGATAAAATCCGTTTCAAGGACCCGGTATTTATCCCGCTGGTCGGTTTAATGTTCGGGGGCATTTTAAATTCGGTGACGACCTTTTTCGCCTATAAATACAATCTGATCCAGAGTATTTCCTCGTGGATGCAGGGTGATTTTTCACTGGTGATGAGTGGTCGCTATGAGATGCTGTATCTTAGTGTTCCTTTGGTTGCATTGGCGTACATATATGCGAATCGTTTCACAATTGCAGGCATGGGCGAGGATTTTGCGGCAAATTTGGGCGTACATTACAAGCGCACCGTCAATGTTGGTCTGGTGATCGTGGCTTTGGTTTCCTCCGTCGTCATATTGACCGTGGGAACGATCCCTTTTCTGGGGCTGGTTGTACCCAATCTGGTCAGCATGTATATGGGCGATAATCTGAAAAAAAGTTTGGCCCACACCGCGACCTTGGGCGCCGTCTTTGTGTTGTTTTGCGATATTTTGGGACGGGTCATCATTTATCCGTATGAAATATCTGTAGGGCTTACGGTTGGTGTGATCGGGAGCGCGTTGTTCTTGTATTTGCTGTTGAGGAGAAGGGCCTATGAATCCTAA
- a CDS encoding ring-cleaving dioxygenase yields the protein MKLLGLHHVSAITAAAAKNVDFYTQVMGLRLIKKTVNQDDVSVYHLFYGDERGTAGTEVTFFEIPHAGQTRTGNNSISALSLRVPNDKALDYWKDRFEQLDVKHGEITDQAGRLALSFEDFEGQRFFLVSDEHDNGVRGGTPWEKSPVPAEYGIVGLGPVHLTIPKAENTILILEQVMGFRKKGSYSSTVAGQPDVVIYETGEGGTGTEIHLEERNDLPQERPGRGSVHHVAFRVATEEELRQWVDRINQLQISSSGFVDRFYFRSLYFREPNGILFELATDGPGFDTDEELEFLGESLALPPFLESRRASIEANLKPLNTKL from the coding sequence ATGAAACTGTTAGGATTGCATCACGTTTCGGCGATTACGGCGGCGGCGGCTAAGAATGTTGATTTTTATACTCAGGTAATGGGACTTCGGCTCATTAAGAAAACGGTGAATCAGGATGATGTTAGCGTCTATCACCTCTTTTATGGAGATGAGCGCGGAACGGCTGGTACCGAAGTCACTTTCTTTGAAATCCCACATGCGGGGCAAACTCGTACGGGGAATAACAGCATTTCGGCGCTTTCCCTGCGGGTACCGAATGACAAAGCACTGGATTACTGGAAAGACCGTTTCGAGCAATTGGATGTAAAACATGGTGAAATTACGGATCAAGCGGGACGTTTGGCGCTTTCGTTTGAGGATTTTGAAGGGCAGCGCTTCTTCCTGGTTTCGGATGAGCATGACAACGGAGTGCGGGGCGGTACGCCTTGGGAGAAAAGCCCTGTCCCTGCTGAATACGGCATCGTCGGACTTGGCCCAGTTCATCTGACCATTCCAAAAGCGGAGAACACGATCCTCATTCTGGAGCAGGTGATGGGCTTCCGCAAAAAGGGCTCCTATTCTTCCACCGTTGCCGGGCAGCCTGATGTGGTCATCTATGAAACCGGCGAAGGCGGTACCGGAACTGAGATTCATCTGGAAGAACGTAACGATCTTCCACAAGAGCGCCCGGGACGAGGCAGTGTGCATCATGTAGCCTTCCGTGTTGCGACTGAGGAAGAACTTAGACAGTGGGTTGATCGTATTAACCAACTGCAAATTTCCAGCTCAGGGTTCGTGGATCGCTTTTACTTCCGTTCATTGTATTTCCGTGAGCCGAACGGCATTTTGTTTGAATTGGCAACCGATGGACCCGGCTTTGATACAGATGAAGAACTGGAGTTTCTGGGTGAATCGCTGGCGTTACCGCCATTTTTGGAATCGCGTCGCGCTTCCATTGAGGCCAACCTCAAACCGCTGAATACCAAGCTTTAA
- a CDS encoding M3 family oligoendopeptidase: MTLFSQMAYIRPVQTEIEQWFKTLLQQFREADSVERQNEVIHAINKLRSNVETQLQLVEVRHSIDTEDAFYKAEQEYADDFMPVIQEYVTDYYRALVDSPFRAELESQWGSQLFSIAEVSLKSFHPDIIEDLQQENKLTSEYSQLIASAKIPFEGEERTLSQLLPFEMATNRETRKQASEAKYQFMSEHEDELDRIYDELVKVRTRIAHKLGYDNFVELGYARLGRTDYNAAMVANFREQVLKHIVPLATKLKERQRERIGVDQLRYYDEGFNFLSGNPTPKGDPEWIIRNGARMYEELSPETHEFFSFMIERGLMDLTSKKGKQSGGYCTFLSEYGTPFIFSNFNGTSGDIDVLTHEAGHAFQVYESRHFEIPEYHWPTMEAAEIHSMSMEFFAWPWMKQFFEDDTDKYHFEHLSSSLLFVPYGVAVDEFQHAVYEHPDWTPAERKSAWRSIERKYKPHLDYEGNEYLEQGGFWHKQGHIFQSPFYYIDYTLAQLCAFQFWKRMSIDRTAAWEDYLKLCRAGGSHSFTGLVKLAGLISPFQDGCIASVIGEIEAWLNSVDDKKL; encoded by the coding sequence ATGACATTATTCAGCCAAATGGCTTATATCCGGCCAGTGCAAACTGAAATTGAACAGTGGTTTAAAACGCTTTTGCAGCAATTTCGTGAAGCGGACAGCGTAGAGCGTCAAAATGAAGTCATTCATGCCATTAATAAGCTGCGCAGTAACGTGGAAACGCAATTGCAATTAGTAGAGGTTCGGCACTCCATTGATACGGAGGACGCATTTTACAAAGCAGAGCAAGAGTACGCTGATGATTTCATGCCGGTCATTCAGGAGTATGTAACCGATTACTACCGGGCCTTGGTGGACTCGCCGTTCAGAGCCGAGCTGGAGAGCCAGTGGGGTAGCCAGCTTTTCAGTATCGCCGAGGTATCACTCAAGTCGTTCCACCCGGATATTATTGAGGATTTACAGCAGGAGAATAAGCTGACCTCCGAATACTCCCAATTGATTGCTTCGGCGAAGATCCCGTTCGAGGGAGAAGAACGTACATTGTCGCAGCTCCTGCCTTTTGAAATGGCGACAAACCGGGAGACACGCAAACAGGCCTCCGAGGCCAAGTATCAATTTATGAGCGAGCATGAGGATGAGCTGGATCGAATTTACGATGAACTGGTTAAGGTACGCACGCGCATAGCGCACAAGCTGGGCTACGATAACTTTGTAGAGCTGGGCTATGCCCGTTTGGGTCGTACCGATTACAATGCCGCTATGGTTGCCAATTTTCGCGAACAAGTGCTGAAACATATCGTTCCGCTGGCAACAAAGCTCAAGGAGCGCCAACGCGAGCGGATCGGAGTGGATCAGCTTCGCTATTATGATGAAGGCTTTAACTTTTTGTCAGGCAATCCTACACCCAAAGGCGACCCGGAGTGGATCATTCGTAATGGAGCACGTATGTATGAGGAGCTTTCACCGGAAACACATGAATTTTTCAGCTTTATGATCGAACGTGGGTTGATGGACCTGACTAGCAAAAAGGGCAAGCAAAGCGGAGGCTATTGCACGTTTTTGAGTGAGTATGGCACGCCGTTTATTTTCTCCAATTTCAATGGTACATCCGGTGATATCGATGTGCTGACGCATGAAGCGGGTCATGCCTTCCAGGTGTATGAAAGTCGACATTTTGAAATCCCCGAGTACCACTGGCCAACCATGGAGGCGGCTGAAATTCATTCCATGAGTATGGAGTTTTTCGCATGGCCCTGGATGAAGCAGTTCTTCGAGGACGATACGGATAAATATCACTTTGAACATTTGTCCTCATCGTTGTTGTTTGTCCCTTACGGCGTAGCTGTGGATGAATTTCAGCATGCAGTATATGAACATCCAGACTGGACGCCAGCCGAACGTAAAAGCGCATGGCGCTCCATTGAACGCAAGTATAAACCGCATTTGGACTATGAAGGCAACGAGTATCTGGAGCAGGGCGGGTTCTGGCATAAGCAGGGACATATTTTCCAATCCCCGTTCTACTATATCGACTACACACTTGCACAATTGTGCGCATTCCAATTCTGGAAACGCATGAGTATCGACCGGACAGCTGCGTGGGAAGATTATTTGAAGCTGTGCCGTGCCGGGGGGAGTCATTCATTTACCGGATTGGTGAAGCTGGCTGGTCTGATTTCGCCGTTCCAGGATGGATGTATCGCCTCTGTGATCGGAGAAATTGAAGCTTGGCTGAACAGCGTGGATGATAAAAAGCTTTAA